The stretch of DNA GACTCGCGAACGCCCCCGCGCGAAGCGAGTAGAGGCGACGGCCCACACCGATCAGGACGAGCGCACAGGTCGCGTTCACGGCGTAGGTGAGGAGTCGCCCCCACACGTGCGGCTCCCCACCCAGCTGGACGAGGCCGGCGGCCAGCCAGGGCATCCCCGGCGGCTTGTGGTCCGCGAACCCGGCGTACAGTCGGCCCCCCTGTTGCAGCTGTTCGCCCAGGACGAGAAACAGCGCCTCGTCGAGCTGGAGCGGTGTCCCGACGTACACCAGCGGCAGGCCGGCGGCGAGAAACGCGAACGCCGCCGCGTACTCCGCCAGCGCCACCGGAGGCACGTCCACGACTGCTCGGACCCGGTCGAGTCCCGTGAATCGTCCCGTCGACATAGTACACACACCTGAGGTGCATCTGTTAGTTATACAGAGTGTACGTGTCACTACCCGATTCTCTCTCCGACGCGACTGGTAACCGATCCCGGACGTCGGTACGGAACCCGCGACCGGGCGGCGCGAGCGACCGCCTCGTCGGCCGCGACGGCAGACTACGAGAGCCGCGGGTCGACGGGTCGGGGTGCGGTCCGTAGACGGGCTCGGAAGGCTCCCTATACTTACCCCGCGGCACCGGGGAACTATGGGGTATAATGACGGAGCGAATCGGGTTCGTCGGTACGGGTGCGACGCCGGACGACCCCGACGAGGAGGGGTTCGCGATGGCGTACCGGCACGCTCGGGGGTACGAGCGCATCGACGACTGCGAACTGGTCGCCTGTGCGGACATCGTCCGGGAGAACGCCGAACAGTTCGCCGAGACCTTCGACGTGCCACACGTCTACGAGGACTACGAGCGGATGCTCGACGAGGCAGCCCCGGACGTCGTGAGCGTCTGTGTCCCGCCCGACGTCCACGCCGACGTCGTGCTCGGAATCGCCGACCACGGCGGGCCGGACGCGGTCCACTGCGAGAAGCCGATGGCGACCGAGTGGCCCGACTGCCGGCGGATGGGCGAGGCCTGCGAGTCGGCTGACATCCGGCTGACATTCAATCACCAGCGACGGATGGGGCCGGTGTTCCGGGAGGCCAAGCGCCTGCTCGACGACGGCGCGATCGGCGACCTGCGACAGCTGGAGTGGTCGGCGAAGAACCTCTTCGACGCCGGGACCCACATGTTCGACCTCTCGGCGTTCTACACCGACCAGACGCCCGTAGAGTGGGTCCTTGCGGGGATCGAGTACAGCGACGAGAACAGGCAGTTCGGCGTCCACAACGAGAACCAGGCGGTGGCACACTGGCGCTACGAGAGCGGCGTCGACGGGCTCGCCAGGACCGGCTGGGGCAGCGACGGCGTGGGTGCCCGGTTCCGCCTGGTCGGGGCCGACGGGACCGTCGAGGTCGGGGCCGACGACGGCCCGCCGCTCCGCTACCGGAACGACGAGACGAGCGGGTGGTCGACCGTCGACGTCGGGGAGACGGAGTGGGGCAACCGGAAGTTCGTCACCTACCGCGGCTACGTCCGGTGGGGCGTCGAGGCCGGCCTCCGACGGGCGACAGAGTACCTCCCCGTCGGTGACCCGACGGACTACGAGTACCCCACCCACATCGACCGTGCGATCGAGTCGGTCGTGACGGCCGTCCGCGAGGACGCCGAATCGGAGCTCTCCTGGCGCAACGCCATCGAGTCGACCGAAGTGGTGTTCGCGGCCTGGGAGTCCGCCCGTCGCCGTGGTCGCGTCGCGCTCCCGCTGGAGATCGACGACAACCCGCTGGAGGAGATGGTCGCGGACGGTCGACTCGCGGTCGACCCGGAGGGGACGTAGATGGCGGACCGCTCGCCGACCGCCCGACGGGACGACGGGCCGTCGACGAACGGCGTCGGCTCCGACGACGCGGTCCCGACGTTCCGCCACGAGCGGATCGATCCGGACCCGCCGAGCGACCGGCTGTTCTGCTGTCTCACGGAGGACCTGACGGGGAACGGGCTGCCGGACCTCGTCGTCGGCGGGATGGGTGCGGACCCGGTGGAGACGCCGGTCCCGGGGCTGTCGCTGGACCGCCACTCGCTGCCGGGCGCTGCCCTCAGCAAACTGGGGCTGGAGACGGACCTGTTCTGGTACGAGAACCCCGGGTGGGAGCGCCACGCGATGACCGACGCGGCCGCACTCCGGCTGCTGGGCGGGACCTTCGCCGACGTCGAGGGGAACGGCCGACGCGACCTGTTCGTCGGCCAGGGGTACGGCCGGGACGCGATCTACCGGTTCGAGCGTCCCGAGGACCCGCGCGAGGTCTGGCCCCACGAGGTCGTCCGGGCGGACTACTCGAAGTACCACGACCTCGCGTTCGGCGACGTGGACGGGGACGGCGAGCCGGAGCTCGTCGGGCTCTCACAGGAGAGCGACACCGTGTTCTACTACGACGTGCCCGCGGACCCCTCGGAGACGCCGTGGCCCGACGGGACGCGACACGTCGTCGACGAGGGCGTCTCGCTGGAGGGGTTGCGGGTCGTCGACGTGGACGGGGACGGCGACCCGGAACTCGTCGCGGGCACGAACGTCTACCGCCGGCGCGGCCCGGACGACTGGGAGCGCGAACGGGTCGCCGAGGGGTGGGACTGGACCCGGGTGGCCGTCGCGGACCTCGACGGGGACGGCGACCTCGAACTGGTCTTCAGCGAGGGGGACTCGCCCGTGCTCGGGACCCACCCCGGCCGCGTCGCGTGGTTCGATCCCCCCGACTGGGAGTGCCACCTGCTCGACGACGGGCTGTTCAATCCGCACACGCTCGAAGTCGCCGACTTCGACGGCTCGGGCCGGCCCGACGTCTACGTCGCCGAGATGGGACTGGACCAGCACAGCGACCCGTGGCACTTCCTCTACCGGAACGAGGGCGGCGGCGAGTTCAGCCGCCACATCGTCGAACGCGGGGTCCCGACTCACGAGGCGCGAGCGGCAGACCTGACGGGGAACGGTCGGCCGGACGTGATCGGGAAGTCCTACGAGCCCGACCCGCACGTCGACGTCTGGTACAACGAGGGGTGAGTGCCGGCGACGGTGGGCTGGCGTCGCCGCCCGCTCACTCGGTATAGATCTCGACCGTCCGTCTCCCGATCCACGACCAGTCCAGCGGTTCGACCGTCTCGAAGTTGTAGGCACCCATCCCCGAGAGGTCGGCGTCGAGCGCGCTCCGGAGGGACCGCTCGAGGCCGTCGGGATCGGCCGGATCGTACGGGAAGCCGCCCGCCTCGTCAAGCAGTTCGCCGGCACAGCCGGTGTCGGGCGCGACCACGGGGCGTTCGAAGGTCATCCCGAGGATCAGGCTCCCGGAGGTCAGAACGTCGTTGAACGGCAGCACGACCACGTCTGCGGCCCGCATATAGGTCTGGATCTCCTCGTCCGGGACGAACTCGAGGACGGTCCGGATCCGGTCGTCGCCGGCGGCCAGCGAGGAGACCGTCGCCTCGATCTCGTCGTCGAAGGGGTTCCCCACGACGAGCAGTTCGGCGTCCGGGTCGTCGATCCGCTTGAACGTCTCGATCAGGCCGTCGACGTTCTTGTACCACCGGATGTGGCCGAAGTAGAGCAGCGTCCGGGTCTCGTCGTCGACCCCGAGCCGCCGCCTCGCCTCGTCGTCGTCGATCTCGTCGGGGTAGCGCGGCAGGTAGTTCCCGTGCGGGACGGTCCGTATCTTCGCCCTGATCTCCGGCGGGAGCCGGTACTCGTCAACGATGATGTCCGCGGCCGTGTCACAGTGGACGATGAGTCGGTCGACCAGCCGGGCGGTGAGGTGCCTGAAACCCCGTTCCACCCGGGGGTGCTTGGCCTCGTGCCTGTAGAGGTTGTGGACGGTCCAGACCAGCCGCACGCCGAGCGCCTTCGCGACGAGGAGTTCGACGAGCAGTCTCGCCCCGAAGAGGAGGGGAACGAGGACGGTGTCGTACCGCGTCCGCGAGACGAACTGACCGAGGAAGTGGAGGTGGACCACGTCGGGCACTCCCTCGTGGTAGATCCCCGAGAGGATACGGAAGAATCCCTCCCGGGTCTCGACGGACACGCCCCGAGATTCGAGTTCGGCGACGAGTTCGTCGCTGTAACTCCCGGGGAGCGGGACCATCAACACGTCCAGGTCTGCATCGATCTCGCCGCCGTCGACGCCTCGGGTGCGATGCCGGCCGCTGGCCGTGTCCATTCTGCCCGGTGGTAGTCGGTGACGGGTATTAAATAGACCTCGTATACCGGGAGTAGGGGTCCTCTTCGGACGCGAGCCGGTCCTACTGCTGTCGCAGGATGTCGACGAGTTCGTTCGCCCGGTCGCGGAACGTGTGGTCCGCGAGGACGCGCTCGCGGGCCTTCCGACCGGTCGCCTCACGTAGCTCGTCGTCGTCCAGCAGCCACTCGTAGAGGTCCATCGCCTCCTCGGCCGTCTCCGCGACGTACATCTCCTCGCCGATGTCGAACCACTCGCCGAGTCCGTCGTAGGGGTCCGAGACGACACAACACCCCATCGCGGCGAGCTCGAACGGTCGGGAGGTGGAGGACTTGTACACCGTCCGGTGGCCCTCGCGGGTGATGTTGAGGTTGATCCGGGCGCTGTTGCAGAACCGCCGGAAGCCGTTGACGGGGATCCACCCGGCCCGCTCGACGTCCCCGAGATCGATCTCGTAGCCGCGGCCGCCGACGACGAAGTCGGCGTCCAGCTGCCGGGCGGGCTTCGTGATCATGTTCCGGGTCCGTTCCTCGCGGAAGGCCGCGCCGCTCCCGAAGAACGACACGTCGTACTCGTAGGGCACGTCGACGGGTGCGTAGACCCCGGGGTCGACGCCGTAGTGGACGGAGTGGACCGCCCGCGCCCCCATCGACCGGAGCCGGTCGTGGACGCCCTCGGAGTTGGTGACGAACGCGTCGTACTCCGTCAGGTCCGCGCCGTCGTAGTAGTTGAACCGGAACCCGCGCTCCTCGACGTGTTCCGGGAGGATCGTCGGCATGTCGCCGTCGTAGTAGACCACCGGGACGTCGTAGCGGTCCCGGAGTCGACTCGGGAGCCCGCCGATCTGGTTCAGGGGGACGTTGAAGAAGAGGACCACGTCCGGACGCTCCTCCTCGACGACCTCGTCGAGGTGGGACTGCCACCGGCGCTTGGTCCAGCCGTTGGTCAGCGTCTGGACCAGTCCCTCGGTGCCCGCGTCCGACCCGGCCGAGAGGTCCAGCCGGTCGGCGACGGCCTTGTACAGCCGGCTCTCCCAGTAGCAGGGGTTCTCGCGGGTCCGCCACCACGGCGACTCCACGTCGTCGCCGAGGTACGGCGTCACGATCACCTCGTTCCCGCACTCGTGGAGGGCCTTGTGCAGCTGCCACCAGGCCGGCGTACAGCCGACGTTCTCCCCGAGATCGATCGTCGAGACGACACTCAGAATGCGAAGTGGATCGTTCCGGTCGGTCGCGTCGAGCGACGCCGCATCGGGTCGGTCCATCGCTTGCCTCGTCCCATCCCTGTCGGACTGATCTTCCGCGCTTGCCATCACGCGGATTACGCCGACCTTCACATATTGTTTCACAGCCCGTACCGACAGCGGACGTCGCTCCGGGCCGATTCGGGTGGGGGAGACGCGGGCGTCCCGATACGGGTGACAGCCGTCCGCCTCGCCCGGGTCGCTACCGCTGGTCCACGGCGTGAGCGGGTAGGAGTATCATAACGATAGGGGGTGGCCCGATACTCCGGGACGAATCGGTGTGGGGGCCCCGAAACTATGAGACAGCGACTACGCGACCTCGTCGAACGGGCGACGCCGAGTGGTGGGACCGGCGAACGGGCGATAAAGAGCTCCGTTTGGTTGGTCACGCAGAACCTGCTGGATCGGGGCCTGCAGCTCGTGACGCTCGTCGTCATCGGCCGCATCGTCGGCCCGGAGGCGATCGGGCTGGTCGGCATCGCCCTGCTGGCGCTGGCGGCGATGGACGAGTTCACGAGCATCGGGCTGCGGGACGCGCTCGTCCAGCGCGAGGCCGACGACGTCGACGAGTTCCTCAGTACGACGTGGTTGCTGGAGACCACGCGGGGGCTGGGGATCGCGCTGGTCGTGTTCCTCGCCGCCCCG from Haloarcula litorea encodes:
- a CDS encoding Gfo/Idh/MocA family protein translates to MTERIGFVGTGATPDDPDEEGFAMAYRHARGYERIDDCELVACADIVRENAEQFAETFDVPHVYEDYERMLDEAAPDVVSVCVPPDVHADVVLGIADHGGPDAVHCEKPMATEWPDCRRMGEACESADIRLTFNHQRRMGPVFREAKRLLDDGAIGDLRQLEWSAKNLFDAGTHMFDLSAFYTDQTPVEWVLAGIEYSDENRQFGVHNENQAVAHWRYESGVDGLARTGWGSDGVGARFRLVGADGTVEVGADDGPPLRYRNDETSGWSTVDVGETEWGNRKFVTYRGYVRWGVEAGLRRATEYLPVGDPTDYEYPTHIDRAIESVVTAVREDAESELSWRNAIESTEVVFAAWESARRRGRVALPLEIDDNPLEEMVADGRLAVDPEGT
- a CDS encoding CgeB family protein; the protein is MDRPDAASLDATDRNDPLRILSVVSTIDLGENVGCTPAWWQLHKALHECGNEVIVTPYLGDDVESPWWRTRENPCYWESRLYKAVADRLDLSAGSDAGTEGLVQTLTNGWTKRRWQSHLDEVVEEERPDVVLFFNVPLNQIGGLPSRLRDRYDVPVVYYDGDMPTILPEHVEERGFRFNYYDGADLTEYDAFVTNSEGVHDRLRSMGARAVHSVHYGVDPGVYAPVDVPYEYDVSFFGSGAAFREERTRNMITKPARQLDADFVVGGRGYEIDLGDVERAGWIPVNGFRRFCNSARINLNITREGHRTVYKSSTSRPFELAAMGCCVVSDPYDGLGEWFDIGEEMYVAETAEEAMDLYEWLLDDDELREATGRKARERVLADHTFRDRANELVDILRQQ
- a CDS encoding glycosyltransferase, whose translation is MDTASGRHRTRGVDGGEIDADLDVLMVPLPGSYSDELVAELESRGVSVETREGFFRILSGIYHEGVPDVVHLHFLGQFVSRTRYDTVLVPLLFGARLLVELLVAKALGVRLVWTVHNLYRHEAKHPRVERGFRHLTARLVDRLIVHCDTAADIIVDEYRLPPEIRAKIRTVPHGNYLPRYPDEIDDDEARRRLGVDDETRTLLYFGHIRWYKNVDGLIETFKRIDDPDAELLVVGNPFDDEIEATVSSLAAGDDRIRTVLEFVPDEEIQTYMRAADVVVLPFNDVLTSGSLILGMTFERPVVAPDTGCAGELLDEAGGFPYDPADPDGLERSLRSALDADLSGMGAYNFETVEPLDWSWIGRRTVEIYTE
- a CDS encoding FG-GAP repeat domain-containing protein — translated: MADRSPTARRDDGPSTNGVGSDDAVPTFRHERIDPDPPSDRLFCCLTEDLTGNGLPDLVVGGMGADPVETPVPGLSLDRHSLPGAALSKLGLETDLFWYENPGWERHAMTDAAALRLLGGTFADVEGNGRRDLFVGQGYGRDAIYRFERPEDPREVWPHEVVRADYSKYHDLAFGDVDGDGEPELVGLSQESDTVFYYDVPADPSETPWPDGTRHVVDEGVSLEGLRVVDVDGDGDPELVAGTNVYRRRGPDDWERERVAEGWDWTRVAVADLDGDGDLELVFSEGDSPVLGTHPGRVAWFDPPDWECHLLDDGLFNPHTLEVADFDGSGRPDVYVAEMGLDQHSDPWHFLYRNEGGGEFSRHIVERGVPTHEARAADLTGNGRPDVIGKSYEPDPHVDVWYNEG